In one Pseudomonas hydrolytica genomic region, the following are encoded:
- a CDS encoding (2Fe-2S)-binding protein — protein MAHMIKVNGKEHQVDVDDDTPLLWVLRDVLGMTGTKFGCGMALCGACTVHMNGNAVRSCIMPINAVVGSEITTIEAIGETPAGKRIQDAWLAHEVVQCGYCQSGQIMSASALLARNANPSDSDIDGAMAGNICRCGTYVRIREAIKSAAGQPVAQVEG, from the coding sequence ATGGCCCACATGATTAAGGTCAACGGCAAAGAGCACCAGGTGGATGTCGATGACGATACCCCGCTACTGTGGGTGCTACGCGATGTGCTCGGGATGACCGGCACCAAGTTCGGATGCGGCATGGCATTGTGCGGCGCATGCACCGTGCACATGAATGGAAACGCGGTGCGCTCGTGCATTATGCCGATCAATGCGGTGGTGGGTTCCGAGATCACGACCATCGAAGCGATTGGGGAAACGCCGGCCGGCAAACGCATACAGGACGCCTGGTTGGCTCATGAGGTGGTCCAGTGTGGCTACTGCCAGTCGGGTCAGATCATGTCCGCCAGCGCTTTGCTGGCGCGCAATGCCAATCCAAGCGACAGCGACATCGACGGCGCGATGGCCGGCAATATCTGTCGCTGCGGAACCTACGTACGCATACGCGAAGCCATCAAGTCTGCTGCCGGGCAGCCCGTTGCGCAGGTGGAGGGGTAA
- a CDS encoding xanthine dehydrogenase family protein molybdopterin-binding subunit translates to MNSLQDFPMKTSSQEPLALSRRHFLKASAAVGGGLLISFSLPPLMRDAQASTGRSFAPNAYVRIDREGGIYLTIQPVEMGQGTYTSMPALIAEELEVGLEQVHIEHAPADDKRYPNPMLGFQVTGGSTSVPGNWKPLREAGAAARVLLVAAAAQQWGVAPDSCRAEAGEVLHPSSGRKLGYGELVDAAAKLPLPETIPLKDPKDFKLIGTPAKRTDSPSKVNGTAVFGIDVHPEGMKVAAITICPVVGGTLDAVDSAPAMAVRGVREVIRTDNAVAVIADHMGAARKGLAALQIKWNPGANAQLSSAQLLSDIQKASEQAGVEVRNDGNAEEALQKAATRLDVVYQVPFLAHACLEPVNCTVHVRKDACDIWVGIQVPARAKTAAAELTGLPEEAVQVHNHLIGGGFGRRLEIDFVIHAVKIAKQVDYPVKVIWSREEDTRHSTLRPFHYNHLSAGLDEQNRPVAWTHKVTGGSILARWAPPAFVNGIDRDAVRDASGPYAFPNVKVQYVRHEPPAGITPAFWRGVGHTQNAFMVEGLLDELIHVAKADPFEYRYPLLQEHPRAIKVLQLLREKSDWDSPLPQGHGRGLALTYCFSTYAAQVAEVSVSANGDVRVLKVTTVVDCGIPINPDSVVAQIQGGTFFGLTAALFGDITFKDGRVEQGNFDTYRMLRINEVPELITHTVESSEAPGGLGEVSTVTIAPAVVNAIYAATGKRLRSLPINTQELRTT, encoded by the coding sequence ATGAACAGTTTGCAGGACTTCCCCATGAAAACCTCGTCCCAAGAGCCCCTGGCCCTGAGCCGGCGTCATTTCCTCAAAGCCAGTGCTGCGGTCGGGGGCGGGCTGTTGATCAGCTTCTCGCTGCCCCCGCTGATGCGCGATGCTCAGGCTTCGACAGGGAGGAGTTTCGCGCCCAACGCCTATGTCCGTATTGATCGCGAAGGCGGTATCTACCTCACGATCCAGCCAGTGGAAATGGGGCAGGGGACTTACACCTCCATGCCAGCGCTGATTGCCGAAGAGCTTGAAGTCGGCCTTGAACAGGTGCACATCGAGCATGCGCCAGCCGATGACAAGCGTTATCCAAATCCCATGCTTGGTTTCCAGGTAACCGGTGGCTCGACCTCGGTACCCGGCAACTGGAAACCCCTGCGCGAGGCAGGAGCTGCTGCTCGGGTACTACTTGTCGCCGCTGCCGCCCAGCAATGGGGAGTCGCGCCTGACAGTTGCAGAGCTGAGGCAGGCGAGGTGTTGCATCCCTCCAGTGGACGCAAGTTAGGCTACGGCGAACTGGTGGACGCCGCGGCCAAACTGCCGTTGCCGGAAACGATTCCGCTGAAGGATCCCAAGGATTTCAAGCTTATAGGCACACCGGCCAAGCGCACCGATTCGCCTAGCAAGGTCAATGGCACGGCGGTGTTTGGCATCGACGTACACCCCGAGGGTATGAAGGTGGCAGCGATCACCATATGCCCCGTGGTCGGCGGAACACTCGATGCGGTCGACTCCGCCCCGGCGATGGCTGTGCGTGGGGTGCGCGAGGTGATTCGCACCGATAATGCGGTAGCGGTCATCGCCGATCACATGGGCGCAGCGCGCAAGGGCTTGGCTGCTCTGCAGATCAAGTGGAACCCTGGGGCGAATGCCCAGCTTTCCAGCGCGCAGTTGTTGAGCGATATCCAAAAGGCTTCAGAGCAAGCGGGAGTCGAAGTCCGCAACGATGGCAATGCCGAAGAGGCGCTGCAGAAAGCGGCAACGCGACTGGACGTGGTCTATCAGGTGCCGTTTCTTGCTCACGCCTGCCTGGAGCCGGTCAACTGTACCGTGCATGTCCGCAAGGATGCCTGTGACATCTGGGTGGGCATTCAGGTGCCAGCTCGCGCCAAGACAGCTGCGGCAGAGTTGACCGGTCTGCCCGAGGAGGCCGTGCAGGTTCACAACCATCTCATCGGCGGAGGGTTTGGCCGGCGCCTGGAAATCGATTTCGTGATCCACGCGGTGAAGATCGCCAAGCAGGTCGATTACCCGGTCAAGGTCATCTGGTCTCGCGAAGAGGATACCCGCCACAGCACGCTGCGACCGTTTCATTACAACCATCTGAGCGCCGGACTGGATGAGCAGAATCGTCCAGTAGCCTGGACGCACAAGGTCACCGGCGGCTCCATCCTGGCACGCTGGGCCCCACCGGCCTTCGTCAATGGCATCGACCGCGATGCCGTGCGTGATGCCAGCGGGCCGTATGCATTCCCCAACGTCAAGGTGCAGTACGTTCGTCATGAGCCGCCGGCTGGTATCACCCCGGCCTTCTGGCGCGGCGTCGGCCATACGCAGAACGCCTTCATGGTCGAGGGCCTGCTCGATGAGCTGATCCATGTCGCCAAGGCCGATCCTTTCGAGTATCGCTATCCGCTGCTCCAGGAACATCCACGCGCAATCAAGGTGTTGCAGCTGTTGCGAGAGAAGTCCGATTGGGACAGCCCCCTGCCACAGGGCCATGGCCGCGGCCTGGCACTGACCTACTGCTTCAGCACCTATGCGGCGCAGGTGGCCGAGGTCAGCGTGAGTGCCAACGGCGATGTGCGGGTACTGAAGGTCACCACCGTTGTCGACTGCGGCATTCCAATCAATCCCGATAGCGTGGTGGCGCAGATTCAGGGCGGAACCTTCTTCGGTCTTACCGCGGCGCTGTTCGGCGATATCACCTTCAAGGATGGCCGCGTGGAGCAAGGCAACTTCGATACCTACCGGATGCTGCGGATCAATGAGGTTCCAGAGCTGATCACGCATACGGTTGAAAGCAGCGAGGCCCCGGGTGGCCTCGGTGAGGTTTCGACGGTGACTATCGCTCCGGCCGTGGTCAACGCCATATACGCCGCAACCGGCAAGCGCTTGCGCAGTTTGCCCATTAACACGCAGGAGCTGCGTACTACCTGA
- a CDS encoding ATP-dependent DNA ligase: protein MKAFAELYARLDATTSSNAKLQAMQEYFAEAPSADAAWAVYFLAGGRPRQVVPTRVLRELATRLSGLSDWLFEESYQAVGDLAETIALLLPESQHASEQGLAWWLEEQLLPLRGLPPAELAERLPPLWAQLDRQSLMVSLKLLTGAFRVGVSKLLVTRALAGLAQIDAKRVAQRLVGYTDLSHRPTAQRYLALIAAESEDEHAQRGGQPYPFFLAHPLQQPLEQFDAQLGPASDWLVEWKWDGIRAQLVKRDGRLWLWSRGEELITERFPELRELAEALPDGSVLDGELVAWKEPTPGSGAVFGIQPFALLQQRIGRKTLSKKLLEEVPAALLAYDLLEWRGEDWRSRPQDERRARLELLVAEVGDARLQLSPQLTGRDWQDFARQREASRELGVEGMMLKRRDSLYGVGRTRDLGLWWKWKIDPFSVDAVLIYAQRGHGRRASLYSDYTFAVWDDSTPGERVLVPFAKAYSGLTDDEMRKVDAIIRKTTVEKFGPVRSVTPTLVFELGFEGIALSKRHKSGVAVRFPRMLRWRTDKRVEDADTLATLQGLL, encoded by the coding sequence ATGAAAGCCTTCGCCGAACTCTACGCGCGGCTGGACGCCACCACCTCGAGCAACGCCAAGCTGCAGGCGATGCAGGAGTATTTCGCCGAAGCGCCGTCAGCGGATGCGGCCTGGGCGGTGTACTTTCTGGCCGGCGGCCGCCCACGTCAGGTGGTGCCGACGCGGGTGCTGCGCGAGCTGGCCACCCGGCTTTCCGGCCTGTCCGACTGGCTGTTCGAGGAGAGCTACCAGGCCGTCGGCGATCTGGCGGAAACCATCGCCCTGCTCCTGCCCGAATCGCAGCACGCCTCCGAACAGGGGCTGGCCTGGTGGCTGGAAGAACAACTGCTGCCCCTGCGCGGCCTGCCGCCCGCGGAGCTGGCCGAGCGTCTGCCACCTTTATGGGCGCAGCTGGATCGACAAAGCCTGATGGTCAGCCTCAAGCTGCTCACCGGCGCCTTTCGCGTCGGCGTCTCCAAACTGCTGGTGACCCGTGCCCTGGCCGGCCTGGCGCAGATCGACGCCAAGCGTGTGGCGCAGCGGCTGGTGGGGTACACCGATCTGTCGCATCGGCCGACCGCACAGCGCTACCTGGCGCTGATCGCCGCCGAGTCGGAGGACGAACACGCCCAGCGCGGCGGCCAGCCCTACCCCTTCTTCCTCGCCCATCCGCTGCAGCAGCCGCTGGAACAGTTCGACGCTCAGCTGGGGCCGGCCAGCGACTGGCTGGTGGAATGGAAGTGGGACGGCATTCGCGCGCAGCTGGTCAAGCGCGACGGGCGCCTGTGGCTGTGGTCCCGCGGCGAGGAGCTGATCACCGAGCGTTTCCCGGAGCTGCGCGAACTGGCAGAGGCGCTGCCGGACGGTAGCGTGCTCGATGGCGAGCTGGTGGCCTGGAAGGAGCCCACCCCAGGCAGCGGCGCGGTGTTCGGCATTCAGCCCTTCGCCCTGCTGCAACAGCGCATCGGCCGCAAGACCCTGAGCAAGAAACTGCTGGAAGAGGTACCCGCCGCGCTGCTGGCCTACGACCTGCTGGAATGGCGTGGCGAAGACTGGCGCTCGCGCCCCCAGGACGAGCGCCGCGCCCGCCTGGAACTGCTGGTGGCGGAGGTCGGCGATGCCCGTCTGCAGCTCTCGCCGCAACTCACCGGCCGCGACTGGCAGGACTTTGCCCGCCAGCGCGAAGCCTCCCGTGAGCTGGGCGTAGAAGGCATGATGCTCAAGCGCCGCGACTCCCTGTACGGGGTCGGCCGCACCCGCGATCTGGGCCTGTGGTGGAAGTGGAAGATCGACCCGTTCAGCGTCGACGCGGTGCTGATCTATGCCCAGCGCGGCCACGGTCGCCGGGCCAGTCTGTACAGCGACTACACCTTCGCCGTGTGGGACGACTCCACGCCTGGCGAGCGCGTGCTGGTGCCCTTCGCCAAGGCCTACTCGGGCCTCACCGACGACGAGATGCGCAAGGTCGATGCGATCATCCGCAAAACCACCGTGGAGAAATTCGGCCCGGTGCGCAGCGTCACTCCGACCCTGGTGTTCGAGCTGGGTTTCGAGGGCATCGCCCTGTCCAAGCGGCACAAGAGCGGCGTCGCCGTACGCTTTCCGCGCATGCTGCGCTGGCGTACCGACAAGCGGGTGGAGGACGCCGACACCCTGGCCACGCTGCAAGGGCTGCTCTGA
- a CDS encoding ligase-associated DNA damage response exonuclease translates to MDLVVARPEGLYCPPGDFYIDPWRPVERSIITHAHGDHARRGNGHYLAAAPGEGILRSRLGDDIRLQTLAYGERLEHHGVTLSFHPAGHVLGSAQVRLEYQGEVWVASGDYKVEPDGTCAPFEPVRCHTFISESTFGLPIYRWPSQAEIFAGIDAWWRANAAAGKASVLFAYAFGKAQRILHGIDASIGPILVHGAVEPLNEVYRAGGVHLPPTRYAGDIARNDPLLRQALILAPPSAGGSTWMRRFGDYSDAFASGWMLLRGTRRRRGVDRGFALSDHADWPGLLWAIEQTGAERVMVTHGQVNVLVRHLREQGLDARAFQTEYGDEDDVEPSP, encoded by the coding sequence ATGGATCTGGTCGTTGCCCGTCCCGAAGGTCTTTACTGTCCGCCCGGTGATTTCTACATCGATCCGTGGCGACCGGTGGAACGCTCGATCATCACCCATGCCCATGGCGATCACGCCCGCCGCGGCAATGGTCATTATCTGGCGGCGGCGCCCGGTGAAGGCATTCTGCGCTCGCGCCTGGGCGACGATATCCGCCTGCAGACCCTGGCCTACGGCGAACGCCTCGAGCACCACGGTGTAACCCTGAGCTTTCATCCCGCCGGGCACGTGCTCGGTTCGGCGCAGGTGCGTCTGGAATACCAGGGCGAAGTCTGGGTCGCTTCCGGGGATTACAAGGTCGAGCCGGACGGCACCTGCGCACCCTTCGAGCCGGTGCGTTGCCATACCTTCATCAGCGAATCCACCTTCGGCCTGCCGATCTACCGCTGGCCATCGCAGGCCGAGATCTTCGCCGGTATCGACGCCTGGTGGCGCGCCAATGCCGCCGCCGGCAAGGCCAGCGTGCTGTTCGCCTACGCCTTCGGCAAGGCCCAGCGCATTCTCCACGGCATCGACGCCAGCATCGGGCCGATCCTGGTGCACGGCGCCGTCGAGCCACTGAACGAGGTGTATCGCGCCGGCGGCGTACACCTGCCGCCAACCCGTTACGCCGGTGATATCGCCAGGAACGACCCGCTGCTGCGCCAGGCGCTGATCCTCGCGCCGCCCTCGGCCGGCGGCAGTACCTGGATGCGCCGTTTCGGCGACTACAGCGACGCCTTCGCCAGCGGCTGGATGCTGCTGCGCGGCACGCGCCGGCGGCGTGGCGTGGACCGCGGCTTCGCCCTCTCCGACCACGCCGACTGGCCCGGCCTGCTGTGGGCCATCGAGCAGACCGGTGCCGAACGGGTGATGGTCACCCATGGCCAGGTCAACGTGCTGGTGCGTCATCTGCGCGAGCAAGGCCTCGATGCCCGCGCCTTCCAGACCGAATACGGCGATGAAGACGACGTGGAGCCGAGCCCATGA
- a CDS encoding XdhC family protein — protein MQLLLATDELEANKQDAVLATVVKVEGSAYRRPGARMLIPVAGGAVGTVSGGCLERDLISKAWWLTDSGKPTVRTYSTGAEGDEADEEEDLTFGLGCNGTVHILLERVQHNAVPLPLCLLRQVHRLGAPAALATVIASSDESVRLADRVAIDPTGVVHLSIRQDSLAKALEVDLRAVMLHQRSARQRYSLEGGEVEVLFEYLMPPPRLVVFGAGHDAQPLVSLASQHGWQVTVIDARRHFARKERFPGAVQVVHLELEQQADLGAILNAAAVVIMSHSYRQDRHWLEHALRMRPRYIGQLGPRSRTERLLADIGPSSRHYPGYERLHYPMGLDLGGDTPESVALSVLSELTAYTNGRQGGMLRMREAPIHDCVPTLRG, from the coding sequence ATGCAGTTGTTGCTGGCGACGGATGAGTTGGAGGCGAATAAGCAGGACGCTGTGCTGGCGACCGTGGTGAAGGTGGAAGGCTCTGCATATCGCCGCCCTGGCGCGCGCATGCTAATCCCGGTTGCCGGTGGTGCTGTCGGCACGGTGAGCGGCGGCTGTCTGGAGCGTGATCTCATCAGCAAAGCCTGGTGGCTTACCGATTCAGGCAAACCCACAGTCCGCACTTACAGTACCGGTGCCGAAGGTGACGAAGCCGACGAGGAAGAGGATCTGACCTTCGGCCTGGGCTGCAACGGCACTGTCCATATTCTGTTGGAGCGAGTTCAACACAACGCAGTACCTTTGCCGCTCTGTCTGTTGCGGCAAGTCCACAGACTGGGCGCTCCGGCGGCTCTTGCCACAGTGATCGCGAGCAGCGATGAGAGCGTTCGCCTGGCCGACCGAGTCGCGATCGATCCAACCGGTGTTGTGCACCTAAGCATCCGCCAGGACTCCCTCGCGAAAGCGCTGGAGGTCGACTTGCGGGCCGTCATGCTGCATCAACGCTCGGCCCGCCAGCGTTATAGCCTGGAGGGTGGCGAGGTGGAGGTGCTGTTCGAGTACCTGATGCCGCCTCCTAGATTGGTAGTTTTCGGTGCGGGTCACGATGCGCAGCCGCTGGTAAGTCTGGCTTCCCAGCACGGCTGGCAGGTTACGGTGATTGACGCCCGCAGGCATTTTGCTCGCAAGGAGCGCTTTCCCGGCGCCGTTCAGGTGGTGCATCTGGAGCTGGAGCAACAAGCGGACCTGGGCGCGATACTCAATGCAGCTGCAGTAGTGATCATGTCGCATAGCTACCGCCAGGACAGGCACTGGTTGGAGCACGCACTGCGCATGCGGCCACGTTACATCGGCCAGTTGGGCCCACGTAGCCGCACCGAGCGGCTACTCGCCGATATCGGCCCCTCAAGTCGGCATTATCCGGGCTATGAGCGCCTGCATTACCCCATGGGCCTGGATTTAGGCGGCGACACGCCCGAGAGCGTGGCGCTATCGGTGTTGTCGGAACTGACCGCGTATACGAACGGACGCCAGGGGGGCATGCTCAGGATGCGTGAAGCACCTATTCACGATTGCGTGCCCACCCTGCGCGGCTGA
- the pdeM gene encoding ligase-associated DNA damage response endonuclease PdeM, translating into MSEHHPGHLIVSLAGAELWLLADKAIWWPQQQVLLIADIHIGKAAAYRALGQPVPQGTTAANLQRLDALLQRFDCRQLIFLGDFLHAPGSRTPATLAALAEWRERHAELAMTLVRGNHDKRAGDPPEDLRIAVVEEPLLLGPFALQHEPRAHASHHVLAGHLHPAYLLHGKGRQRLRLPCFVLGNEVSLLPAFGSFTGSMTFRAEPDQRIVVVGDGGIWPVQHSAP; encoded by the coding sequence ATGAGCGAGCACCACCCCGGCCATCTGATCGTGTCGCTGGCCGGCGCCGAACTCTGGCTCCTGGCGGACAAGGCCATCTGGTGGCCGCAGCAGCAGGTGCTGCTGATCGCCGACATCCACATCGGCAAGGCTGCCGCCTATCGCGCCCTGGGCCAGCCGGTGCCACAGGGTACTACCGCCGCCAACCTGCAGCGGCTGGACGCCCTGTTGCAGCGTTTCGATTGTCGCCAGCTGATCTTTCTCGGTGATTTTCTCCATGCCCCCGGCTCACGCACGCCGGCCACCCTGGCGGCGCTGGCCGAGTGGCGCGAACGGCATGCCGAGCTGGCCATGACCCTGGTGCGTGGCAACCACGACAAACGTGCGGGCGACCCGCCGGAAGACTTGCGCATCGCAGTGGTGGAAGAACCGCTGTTGCTCGGCCCCTTCGCCCTGCAGCACGAACCTCGCGCGCACGCCAGTCATCATGTGCTGGCCGGCCACCTGCATCCGGCCTACTTGCTGCACGGCAAGGGGCGGCAGCGTCTGCGCCTGCCCTGCTTCGTCCTGGGTAACGAAGTCAGCCTGTTGCCCGCCTTCGGCAGCTTCACCGGCAGCATGACCTTTCGTGCAGAACCCGATCAGCGCATCGTGGTGGTCGGCGACGGCGGTATCTGGCCCGTCCAGCACAGCGCGCCCTGA
- a CDS encoding DUF1810 domain-containing protein, with amino-acid sequence MNEPFDLARFVEAQQRDYQQALDELRAGAKRSHWIWYVFPQLRGLGRSEMAEHYGISGLDEARAYLAHPLLGPRLEDCARALLLHRARPVRQIMGSPDDLKLRSSMTLFQAAAPQQPLFTEVLQAFYDGEQDAATLQRL; translated from the coding sequence ATGAACGAGCCGTTCGATCTGGCGCGTTTCGTCGAGGCGCAGCAGCGCGATTATCAGCAGGCCCTCGACGAGCTGCGTGCCGGCGCCAAGCGCAGCCACTGGATCTGGTACGTGTTTCCGCAGCTGCGCGGCCTGGGCCGCAGTGAAATGGCCGAGCACTACGGCATCTCCGGCCTCGACGAGGCGAGGGCCTACCTGGCGCACCCGCTGCTGGGCCCCCGCCTGGAAGATTGTGCCCGGGCGCTGTTGCTCCATCGCGCCCGCCCGGTACGGCAGATCATGGGCTCGCCGGACGACCTCAAGTTGCGTTCGAGCATGACCCTGTTCCAGGCGGCCGCACCCCAGCAGCCGCTGTTTACCGAGGTGCTGCAGGCGTTCTACGACGGCGAGCAGGATGCTGCGACCTTGCAGCGTCTGTAG
- a CDS encoding ligase-associated DNA damage response DEXH box helicase — translation MDQPVSRRSLSGAWFAQRGWKPFAFQREVWQAVKAGESGLLHASTGAGKTYALWFAALERFATPSPAETTSPRPRKKPVMAPLTVLWITPMRALAADTARALQAPLDELQIPWDIGLRTGDTSSAERARQSRKLPSTLITTPESLTLLLTRADARDAFAHLRMVVIDEWHELLGNKRGVQLQLALARLRLWHPSLLVWALSATLGNLEHAREVLMPAGRLVQGKLAKDLRIDSLLPAGLERFPWAGHLGLRMLPQVVEELEASSTALVFTNTRSQAESWYQALLEARPDWAGLLALHHGSLSQEVRDWVEQALKEGRLKAVVCTSSLDLGVDFLPVERVLQIGSPKGVARLMQRAGRSGHAPGRPSRATLVPTHSLEVLEAAAAQSAVAERKVEARLSPDKPLDVLVQHLVSMALGGGFHADAMLAEVRSAWAYRSLSDDEWQWALAFIRHGGHSLTAYPDYRRAEPDASGLWQVPDARLARRHRMSIGTIVSDASLAVKYWSKGGGGGSLGSVEEGFIARLRPGDTFLFAGRPLELVRVENMTVYVRRATSRKAAIPRWNGGRMPLSSELADAVLAKLDAAAQEEYVGPEMQLLRPLLDVQQAWSALPGAATLLAEVLKSREGWHLFLYPFAGRSVHLGLASLLAWRLAREQPLSVSIAINDYGLELLCPSEVDFAARLTPALFSTDDLLSDVLASLNAGELARRRFREIARIAGLVFSGYPGAPKSTRQLQASSGLFFDVFSQYDPGNLLLGQAQEEVLRQELDVQRLQHTLQRLQSRRLDIRTVKRATPFAFPLLVERFRESLSSEKLADRIRRMVADLEQAAGPGGYQDPAFAIDDERPAPRKGRSPRQGKDGLPRPPAQRPKKRR, via the coding sequence ATGGATCAACCCGTTAGCCGCCGCAGCCTATCCGGCGCCTGGTTCGCCCAGCGCGGCTGGAAGCCCTTCGCCTTTCAGAGGGAGGTCTGGCAGGCGGTCAAGGCAGGCGAGTCCGGCCTGTTGCACGCCTCCACCGGAGCCGGCAAGACCTACGCCCTGTGGTTCGCGGCCCTGGAGCGTTTCGCCACGCCCTCTCCTGCCGAGACCACCAGCCCTCGCCCGCGTAAGAAACCGGTCATGGCGCCGCTGACGGTGCTGTGGATCACCCCGATGCGCGCGCTCGCCGCCGACACCGCGCGCGCCCTGCAGGCGCCGCTGGATGAACTGCAGATTCCCTGGGACATCGGCCTGCGCACCGGCGACACCAGTAGTGCCGAACGCGCCCGGCAGAGCCGCAAGCTGCCGAGTACGCTGATCACCACGCCGGAAAGCCTGACCCTGCTGCTGACCCGCGCCGATGCCCGCGACGCCTTCGCCCACCTGCGCATGGTGGTGATCGACGAGTGGCACGAGCTGCTCGGCAACAAGCGCGGCGTGCAACTGCAACTGGCCCTCGCACGCCTGCGCCTTTGGCATCCGTCGCTGCTGGTATGGGCGCTGTCCGCCACTCTCGGCAATCTCGAACATGCCCGCGAGGTGCTGATGCCCGCCGGGCGCCTGGTGCAGGGCAAGCTGGCCAAGGATCTGCGCATCGACAGCCTGCTGCCGGCCGGCCTGGAGCGCTTTCCCTGGGCCGGGCACCTGGGACTGCGCATGCTGCCGCAGGTGGTCGAGGAGCTGGAGGCCAGCAGCACCGCACTGGTGTTCACCAACACCCGCTCGCAGGCGGAAAGCTGGTACCAGGCCCTGCTCGAGGCGCGCCCGGACTGGGCCGGCCTGCTCGCCCTGCACCACGGCTCGCTGTCGCAGGAGGTGCGCGACTGGGTCGAACAGGCGCTCAAGGAAGGCCGACTGAAAGCCGTGGTCTGCACCTCGAGCCTGGACCTCGGGGTGGATTTCCTGCCGGTGGAACGGGTGCTGCAGATCGGCTCACCCAAGGGTGTGGCCCGCCTCATGCAGCGCGCCGGCCGCTCCGGCCATGCCCCGGGGCGCCCGTCCCGCGCCACGCTGGTGCCCACCCATAGCCTGGAAGTGCTGGAAGCGGCCGCCGCACAAAGCGCCGTGGCCGAGCGCAAGGTCGAGGCACGGCTTTCGCCGGACAAACCGCTCGACGTGCTGGTCCAGCACCTGGTGAGCATGGCCCTGGGCGGCGGTTTCCACGCCGATGCCATGCTGGCCGAGGTGCGCAGCGCCTGGGCCTACCGCAGCCTCAGCGATGACGAGTGGCAGTGGGCATTGGCCTTCATCCGCCACGGCGGCCATTCGCTGACCGCCTACCCCGATTACCGCCGCGCCGAGCCGGACGCCAGCGGCCTGTGGCAGGTGCCCGATGCACGCCTGGCGCGGCGTCATCGCATGAGCATCGGCACCATCGTCAGCGACGCCAGCCTGGCGGTGAAATACTGGAGCAAGGGCGGTGGCGGAGGCTCTCTGGGCAGCGTCGAGGAAGGTTTCATCGCCCGTCTGCGCCCCGGCGATACCTTCCTCTTCGCCGGTCGCCCGCTGGAACTGGTGCGGGTGGAAAACATGACCGTCTACGTGCGCCGCGCCACCAGCCGCAAGGCCGCGATCCCGCGCTGGAACGGCGGACGCATGCCGCTCTCCAGCGAACTGGCGGACGCCGTGCTGGCCAAGCTCGACGCCGCTGCCCAGGAAGAATACGTCGGCCCGGAGATGCAGCTGCTGCGCCCATTGCTCGACGTGCAGCAGGCCTGGTCCGCCCTGCCCGGCGCCGCCACCCTGCTGGCGGAGGTGCTCAAGTCCCGCGAAGGCTGGCATCTGTTCCTCTACCCCTTCGCCGGTCGTTCGGTGCATCTGGGGCTGGCCAGCTTGCTGGCCTGGCGCCTGGCCCGCGAACAACCGCTGAGCGTTTCCATTGCGATCAATGACTATGGCCTGGAGCTGCTGTGCCCCAGCGAGGTGGATTTCGCCGCGCGGCTCACGCCCGCGCTGTTCAGCACGGACGACTTGCTCTCCGACGTGCTCGCCAGCCTCAACGCCGGGGAGCTGGCGCGCCGGCGCTTTCGCGAGATCGCCCGCATCGCCGGCCTGGTGTTCAGCGGCTACCCCGGCGCGCCGAAGAGCACCCGCCAGCTACAGGCCTCCAGTGGACTGTTCTTCGACGTGTTCAGCCAGTACGACCCGGGCAACCTGCTGCTCGGCCAGGCCCAGGAAGAAGTGCTGCGCCAGGAGCTGGACGTGCAGCGCCTGCAACACACCCTGCAGCGTCTGCAATCGCGCCGGCTGGATATCCGTACCGTCAAGCGCGCCACGCCGTTCGCCTTCCCCCTGCTGGTGGAACGCTTTCGCGAAAGCCTGAGTTCGGAGAAACTCGCTGACCGTATCCGGCGCATGGTGGCCGATCTGGAGCAGGCCGCCGGCCCGGGTGGTTATCAGGACCCGGCATTCGCCATCGACGACGAGCGCCCGGCGCCGCGCAAAGGCCGCTCTCCGCGTCAGGGCAAGGACGGCCTGCCCCGGCCACCGGCGCAGCGCCCGAAAAAACGCCGCTGA
- a CDS encoding c-type cytochrome: MRKIPVVTAITSGLLLLPMAHADVTQLLQNNACTACHQPAARTVGPSWQEIAQRYGDGSKSAEQLGSSIKSGSSGSWGAIPMPAQAQLSDADATSIAEWILTAPHQ; the protein is encoded by the coding sequence ATGCGCAAGATCCCTGTTGTTACTGCCATCACAAGCGGTCTGTTGTTGCTACCGATGGCCCATGCCGATGTAACCCAGTTGCTGCAGAACAACGCTTGCACGGCATGTCATCAGCCTGCAGCACGCACAGTGGGCCCTTCCTGGCAGGAGATAGCGCAACGTTACGGGGACGGCAGCAAGAGTGCCGAACAACTTGGCAGCAGCATAAAGAGTGGTAGCTCAGGCTCTTGGGGCGCCATACCTATGCCTGCGCAGGCCCAGCTCAGTGATGCCGATGCAACGAGCATCGCTGAATGGATTTTGACTGCACCTCACCAGTAA